The proteins below are encoded in one region of Solidesulfovibrio fructosivorans JJ]:
- the galE gene encoding UDP-glucose 4-epimerase GalE yields MATNILVTGGAGYIGSHTCKALKAAGFTPVTFDNMVYGHDWAVNWGPLVRGDILNKGELDEVFAEYKPAAVLHFAAFAYVGESVADPEKYYRNNVAGSLSLLSAMRRAGCKHIVFSSTCATYGAPERVPLTEDHPLRPLSPYGTSKLMIEQMLRDFDAAYGMTYTALRYFNAAGADPDGEIGEDHNPETHLIPLVIAAALGRIPRVEVFGTDYPTPDGTAVRDYIHIADLADAHILAVKKLLDGGASAVYNLGTGTGNSVREVIRAVEKVSGKPVPMVEGPRRAGDSPGLYADSGAIIRELGWQPKYMNLEAIVETAWRWHVAHVPGKISCNIR; encoded by the coding sequence ATGGCCACGAACATTCTCGTTACCGGTGGCGCCGGCTACATCGGCTCCCATACCTGCAAGGCGCTCAAAGCGGCCGGATTTACCCCCGTCACCTTCGACAACATGGTCTACGGCCACGACTGGGCCGTCAATTGGGGACCGCTGGTGCGCGGGGATATCCTCAACAAGGGCGAGCTCGACGAGGTCTTTGCCGAGTACAAGCCAGCCGCCGTGCTCCATTTCGCCGCCTTTGCCTATGTCGGCGAATCCGTGGCCGATCCCGAGAAGTACTACCGCAACAACGTGGCCGGATCGCTGTCGCTGCTCTCGGCCATGCGCCGGGCCGGCTGCAAGCACATCGTCTTCTCCAGCACCTGCGCCACGTATGGCGCGCCCGAGCGGGTGCCCCTGACCGAGGACCATCCGCTGCGCCCCTTGAGCCCCTACGGCACGAGCAAGCTCATGATCGAGCAGATGCTGAGGGACTTCGACGCGGCCTACGGCATGACCTACACGGCGCTTCGCTACTTCAACGCGGCCGGGGCCGACCCGGACGGCGAGATCGGCGAGGACCACAATCCCGAGACCCACCTCATTCCCCTGGTCATTGCCGCGGCGCTCGGCCGCATCCCCCGGGTGGAAGTCTTCGGCACCGATTACCCCACGCCCGACGGCACGGCCGTGCGCGACTACATCCACATCGCCGACCTGGCCGATGCCCATATCCTGGCCGTGAAAAAGCTGCTCGATGGCGGCGCAAGCGCCGTCTACAATCTGGGCACCGGCACGGGCAATTCCGTGCGCGAGGTGATCCGGGCCGTGGAGAAGGTGTCGGGCAAGCCCGTGCCCATGGTGGAAGGGCCGCGCCGGGCCGGGGATTCGCCGGGGCTCTATGCCGATTCCGGGGCGATCATCCGCGAGCTCGGTTGGCAG